Below is a genomic region from Trueperaceae bacterium.
GTGACCCGCTCGGTCCGAACGCCCTCCGAGGCGGCCCTCGCCCGCGCCGTCAAGCGGCGGGTGTGGCCCGAACGGTGGCCGCTGCGCCTGCGCTGCGCCCCGGGTCTGGAGGCCGTCGTCGCGGACGAAGTGCGGGCCGCGACCGCCCGTGCCGACGACCTCGACGTCGGCGACGTGTCCGCCCCCGACGCCCTTCGCGTCACGCCCGGAACGGTGGCGCTCGAGGCGCCGTTCGACCTGATGCACGCGCTGTTGGCCGAGGTCCGGGTCGCCGACGTCCTCTCGGTCCGCATCGCGGAGCACGCCGCCGCCACGACCGCGATGGCCTTCGATCACCTCGCGCGCCTCCCGTGGGCCTGGTGGCTCCCGGCCCGCGGGCCGGTCCGCATCGCCGTCCGCAGCCGCCGCTCGCGGCTGCGCGACGCCGGGGACCTGGAGCGCACGGTGCGGCGCGCGGTGCGCGCGGCCGGCGTCGCGGCGGAGGCGCCCCGCGACGACCGGGGCGCCGGCGGCGCGGGGGACGTGCCCGTCGTCCGGCTGGAGCTGGAGCGCGACCGCGCGTCGGTCTGGGTCGACGTCGCGCACGCCATGCACCGGCGGGGGACCGGCAAACGCTCGACCGCGACGACGCTCCGCGAGACGACCGCCGCCGCCCTCGCGCACCTGGGCGGGGCCGCGGACGCCGACCTGATCATCGATCCGTTCTGCGGGTCCGGCACGCTGCTGCAGGAGGCCCGCGACCTCGCGGCGGGACGGCCGGTCGGGGCGGCCCGCCCCGTCGCGATGCGCGGCGCGCCGGTCTGGAACGAGGGGCGCCTCCGCCACGCGCTGCGTCGGTTCGATGCGCCCCGCGACGCCCCGAGCCTCGTGGGCCGCGACGCCGATCCCGCCACCGCCGCGGTCGCCGCGGAGGCGTTGGGGGCGGGCGCCGACGTGCGGGCCGGCGACGCGCGGACCCTGGACGTCGCGGCGCTCGCCGAGGCGCACGGGGCGCGCCGCCCGCTCCTGCTTACCAACCCGCCGTACGGGCGCCGATCCGCGGCGTCGGGGGACGACCCGGATGCGCTGCTGCGGCGCGTCCTCGCCGCCGTCGCGGCGGCGGGGGCGGCGGGGCCGACGTGGCGCTGGGCGGTGGTGTACCCGCGGCCGGCGGCGTGGGCGGAGGCGCCCGGGCTCGAGGTCGCGTCGGTCCGGCGCGTTCGGATCCGGGGCCTGTCGGTCGCGTTCGCGACGGGTCGGACGAGCGGGTAGCATGCCGCCCGTGGAGGTGACGACGTGTCGGAGGGCAACGACGGGGCGAACGACGGAGTGAACGACGCGGGGACCGCGGTGGCGGTCGACTACGCGGCCCTCACCCGGGCGATCGAGGCGTTGTGGGCGGGGGAGCGCGACCCCGTAGCGAACCTCGCGAACCTGAGCGCCGCGGTGATGGACGCCCACCCGGCCCTCAACTGGGCGGGGATCTACGTCCGGCGGGGCGACGAACTGGTGGTGGGGCCGTTCCAGGGCAAACCGGCGTGCGTCCGGATCGCCTACGGGCGCGGCGTGTGCGGCACCGCCTGGGCGGAGGACGCCACCCAGGTCGTCGCGGACGTCCACGCCTTCCCGGGGCACATCGCCTGCGATCCCGCCTCGCGTTCGGAGATCGTGGTGCCCATGCGCGACGCGTCGGGGGTGCTGCGCGCGGTGTTGGACCTCGACAGCGACCGGCCGGCGACCTTCGGTGAGGCCGACCGCGTCGGCCTCGAGGCGCTGGTGGCGACCCTCGCGCCGCAGCTCGATTGGGACGCGCTCGGCTGAACGGACGTCACCAGCCCTGCGTGCCGGGGCCGCCCTTGAAGGGGCCCACCACCCGCGACGTGACCCAACTCCCGTAGAAGTCGCCCCCGACCGGCTGGACGACCTCCCCG
It encodes:
- a CDS encoding GAF domain-containing protein; the encoded protein is MSEGNDGANDGVNDAGTAVAVDYAALTRAIEALWAGERDPVANLANLSAAVMDAHPALNWAGIYVRRGDELVVGPFQGKPACVRIAYGRGVCGTAWAEDATQVVADVHAFPGHIACDPASRSEIVVPMRDASGVLRAVLDLDSDRPATFGEADRVGLEALVATLAPQLDWDALG